The following are encoded in a window of Thermococcus alcaliphilus genomic DNA:
- a CDS encoding helix-turn-helix domain-containing protein has protein sequence MGKLDDVLELIKNGARTPKEIAERLDLTVDEVEGIIKILESLGYVEKVEMGSSCQSCPLKKICPGSCVVFKGTLYELKKDDKKNT, from the coding sequence ATGGGGAAACTCGATGATGTGCTGGAACTGATAAAGAATGGAGCAAGAACACCCAAAGAAATAGCTGAGAGGCTAGATCTTACGGTTGATGAGGTTGAAGGGATCATAAAAATCCTAGAAAGCCTGGGCTACGTGGAAAAAGTCGAGATGGGCTCTTCGTGCCAGAGCTGTCCTCTAAAGAAAATTTGTCCGGGCAGTTGTGTCGTGTTTAAAGGCACTCTCTATGAGCTCAAGAAGGATGACAAGAAGAATACATAG
- a CDS encoding DNA integrity scanning protein DisA nucleotide-binding domain protein, with product MKGNDYAEVLLKKALELTRLLDIKALVVIGIELKKPLKVNIPILLVGRETSKQHNLKTLPLPLSMGTKNLVNLASSFMIAEGIIKEGETFIYVTPSTLGIRKAKKAVEVEDEFFSQIEHIFQEVLELAIELSLEGREGKPIGTIFVIGDTQNVIKHSHQMVPNPFKGYKINIFDKGSKEIIKEFAFLDGAFVISKSGRVLCAGRYLDIDFKKVSVNIPSGLGSRHLAAAGISKVTKAIAITVSESGIVRVFKDGKIIFEYNPRLH from the coding sequence ATGAAGGGAAATGACTACGCAGAGGTTCTTCTCAAAAAAGCCCTGGAGCTCACAAGGCTCTTGGACATTAAAGCCTTAGTTGTCATTGGCATAGAACTAAAAAAGCCTCTCAAAGTGAACATACCAATCCTTCTAGTGGGGAGAGAAACAAGCAAACAACATAACCTTAAAACCCTTCCCCTTCCCCTCTCAATGGGAACCAAAAATCTCGTAAATTTAGCTTCGAGCTTTATGATAGCTGAGGGAATAATCAAAGAGGGGGAAACGTTCATATACGTGACCCCATCCACGTTGGGCATTAGAAAAGCTAAAAAAGCAGTAGAGGTCGAAGATGAGTTTTTCTCCCAAATTGAACACATTTTCCAAGAAGTTCTTGAGCTTGCCATAGAGCTTAGCCTTGAGGGCAGAGAAGGAAAGCCAATAGGGACAATATTCGTAATAGGAGATACACAAAACGTTATCAAGCATTCCCATCAGATGGTGCCAAATCCCTTTAAGGGATACAAGATAAACATCTTTGATAAGGGGAGTAAAGAGATCATAAAGGAATTTGCCTTTTTAGATGGAGCTTTTGTTATAAGCAAGTCGGGTAGAGTATTATGCGCAGGAAGGTATTTGGATATTGATTTTAAGAAAGTAAGTGTGAACATTCCCTCCGGATTAGGGAGTAGACACCTGGCAGCAGCAGGAATTTCAAAAGTTACTAAAGCGATAGCAATAACGGTCTCAGAGAGTGGGATAGTGCGAGTTTTCAAAGATGGAAAGATAATCTTCGAGTACAACCCAAGACTGCATTAA
- a CDS encoding AI-2E family transporter: MKTEHIVWIAVSLIILFIVWKTVEPLITPIIFALTVAYILHPLHERLAKKLDTKKSAILLSALMTLLLIGFIFGIVLWFRDVTRSLVIYINEALNWFLSLNLPPDIGQSAAILIERVSEKMSEYLLNYTLSIPKLLLQAVVFIAVFYGILVHSRALSEELYALLPEERRDLGVELIEKGKETLNAILRTWLMLSIFKGFLLTLGFYVFGVTNLSGAIAAGIFCIILELLPVIGGWIVWIAGAIYLFTQGNIFAGIMLSVYGVILISPGPDITIRPKLVAEGAKINPALALVGIFGGIMGFGIKGLIIGPVALGLLSTLLEEWKEQKREG, translated from the coding sequence ATGAAGACTGAGCACATCGTCTGGATTGCCGTCTCTCTTATAATTCTTTTCATTGTATGGAAAACCGTGGAACCTCTTATTACCCCGATAATTTTTGCCTTAACGGTCGCATACATTCTTCATCCCCTCCATGAAAGGCTTGCAAAGAAGCTTGATACAAAAAAGTCTGCCATATTGCTATCGGCTTTGATGACCTTGCTGTTGATTGGGTTTATATTTGGCATAGTGTTATGGTTTAGGGATGTGACCAGATCGTTGGTAATCTACATAAACGAAGCACTCAACTGGTTTTTGTCCTTAAACCTTCCCCCAGATATAGGACAATCGGCTGCGATTTTGATTGAAAGGGTTTCGGAGAAGATGAGCGAATACCTTCTCAACTACACCTTATCCATACCCAAGTTACTTCTTCAAGCCGTTGTTTTCATAGCAGTCTTTTATGGAATACTCGTCCACTCCAGGGCTTTGTCTGAAGAGCTTTACGCATTACTGCCCGAGGAGAGGAGAGATTTGGGTGTGGAGCTAATAGAAAAGGGAAAAGAGACGTTAAATGCTATTTTGAGGACTTGGCTTATGCTGAGCATCTTTAAAGGCTTTCTGCTAACCTTGGGCTTTTATGTCTTTGGAGTGACGAACCTTAGTGGGGCAATCGCAGCTGGAATATTCTGTATTATCCTTGAGCTCCTACCCGTTATCGGAGGCTGGATAGTGTGGATAGCTGGGGCAATATACCTATTTACTCAAGGAAATATCTTTGCGGGAATTATGCTCTCAGTATATGGTGTAATTTTGATCTCTCCTGGTCCAGACATCACAATTAGGCCAAAACTTGTTGCGGAAGGTGCAAAAATAAATCCTGCCCTTGCGCTGGTGGGAATATTTGGTGGAATAATGGGCTTTGGGATAAAAGGACTGATAATTGGGCCGGTAGCTCTGGGCTTGCTTTCAACACTGCTAGAAGAGTGGAAAGAACAAAAACGGGAAGGCTAA
- a CDS encoding sugar phosphate nucleotidyltransferase, with the protein MKAVILAGGFGTRLRPLSSTRPKPMIPVLGKPNLQYILENLEKIKEIDEVILSVHYMRGEIREFIEDKMSDYPKDIRFVNDPMPLETGGALKNIEEFVGEEFLVIYGDVFTNFNFEELIKAHRENEGLVTVALTKVYDPEKYGVVVTDEEGKIIDFEEKPLKPKSNIVDAGIYMVNKEVLKEIPKGKETYFEREVLPRLVSQGQVYGYMMPRENYWVDLGTPEDLFYAHQVALDEIAKNNGYYTVKEGAEVPEDVEIQGPVYIDRGVKIGHGVKIKAYTYIGPNTIIEDKAYLKRSILLGHDIIRERSELKDSILGEGVVVGRNVILKENAVIGDYARIHDNLVIYGAKVLPWKKVEEYEAYLKIKLDPTKVRPELTPERCPLGLPECIYSKFKAIAAEKPPCDECIENQWLF; encoded by the coding sequence ATGAAAGCGGTTATTCTTGCTGGTGGTTTTGGAACAAGATTAAGGCCACTCTCTTCAACTAGACCAAAGCCCATGATCCCGGTTCTTGGCAAGCCAAATCTTCAGTACATACTCGAAAACTTGGAGAAGATAAAGGAGATCGACGAGGTTATCCTTTCAGTACACTACATGAGAGGAGAAATTAGGGAATTTATAGAGGACAAGATGAGCGATTATCCAAAGGATATTAGGTTTGTCAATGATCCAATGCCCTTAGAAACAGGAGGAGCCCTTAAGAACATTGAAGAGTTTGTAGGTGAGGAGTTCCTAGTTATTTACGGAGACGTCTTTACTAACTTCAACTTTGAGGAGCTCATAAAAGCACACAGAGAAAACGAGGGGCTTGTAACGGTAGCACTTACAAAGGTCTATGATCCAGAGAAATACGGTGTCGTCGTTACAGACGAAGAAGGAAAGATAATTGATTTTGAAGAAAAGCCTCTAAAGCCTAAGAGCAACATAGTAGATGCTGGAATTTACATGGTCAACAAAGAAGTTTTGAAAGAGATACCCAAAGGAAAAGAGACATACTTTGAGAGGGAAGTCCTCCCAAGACTTGTAAGCCAGGGACAGGTTTATGGATACATGATGCCAAGAGAAAACTACTGGGTCGACTTGGGAACCCCAGAAGATTTATTCTATGCTCACCAAGTTGCGCTAGATGAGATAGCTAAAAACAATGGCTATTATACAGTAAAAGAAGGAGCTGAAGTGCCAGAGGACGTTGAGATACAAGGTCCGGTGTACATTGACAGAGGTGTCAAAATAGGACATGGAGTCAAAATCAAGGCCTACACTTACATAGGACCAAACACTATTATAGAGGACAAGGCATACCTCAAGAGGTCAATACTCCTGGGACACGATATAATAAGGGAGAGAAGTGAGCTGAAGGACTCAATTCTTGGAGAAGGTGTCGTAGTTGGCAGAAATGTTATCCTAAAAGAGAACGCAGTAATTGGAGACTACGCAAGAATTCACGACAATCTCGTAATATACGGTGCGAAAGTACTCCCATGGAAGAAAGTTGAAGAGTACGAGGCGTATCTAAAGATAAAGCTTGACCCGACTAAGGTAAGGCCAGAACTTACTCCAGAAAGGTGTCCTCTCGGATTACCGGAGTGTATATACTCAAAGTTCAAGGCAATAGCAGCAGAAAAGCCACCATGTGATGAGTGTATAGAAAACCAATGGCTCTTCTGA
- a CDS encoding PH1570 family protein, with protein MQCEEHLEVFENGFEDGKFNLRIEYYGGDARKVLLSIIYELYQPIYGSEYVYPFECAKEFWRIFMDYSEVVPEELRLSKPKFINQALIDRAESLLKEIEAPEDVKGLIDIKSAEIYKLKDGLLIVGKNFLLDEARKTLFVFNKPQAKDLILKYLRR; from the coding sequence ATGCAGTGTGAAGAGCACCTTGAGGTGTTTGAGAACGGCTTTGAAGACGGAAAATTTAACCTGAGAATTGAATACTACGGGGGAGATGCGAGAAAAGTTTTGCTGTCTATCATCTATGAGCTTTATCAGCCTATATATGGCAGCGAATACGTGTATCCCTTTGAATGTGCCAAGGAGTTTTGGAGAATCTTTATGGATTACAGTGAAGTTGTTCCAGAAGAGCTTAGATTGAGCAAGCCCAAGTTCATTAACCAGGCTTTGATTGATAGGGCGGAGAGTCTACTAAAGGAGATAGAGGCTCCAGAGGATGTGAAAGGCCTTATTGACATCAAGAGTGCAGAGATATACAAGCTAAAGGATGGGCTTTTGATCGTTGGGAAAAATTTCTTGCTTGATGAAGCTAGAAAAACCCTGTTTGTATTTAACAAACCACAGGCTAAGGATTTAATCCTCAAATACCTTAGGAGATGA
- a CDS encoding FeoA family protein, producing the protein MVMLMYVRLTQMREGEKGIVVDIQGGHRARQRLLGMGIAPGTKIFVVKSGNPGPYIIAIGNTRIALGKGVAEKIIVRREL; encoded by the coding sequence ATGGTGATGCTCATGTATGTGCGGTTAACTCAGATGCGCGAGGGAGAGAAAGGTATTGTGGTTGACATCCAAGGGGGGCATAGGGCTAGGCAGAGGCTCTTGGGGATGGGAATAGCCCCCGGAACAAAGATTTTTGTGGTCAAATCAGGCAACCCGGGGCCTTATATAATCGCTATTGGAAATACCCGCATAGCTCTGGGAAAAGGTGTGGCAGAGAAGATCATAGTTAGGAGGGAGCTTTGA
- a CDS encoding DUF4870 domain-containing protein has product MEEEKKTSLGLDENVEGALAYLLGWLTGILFLLLEKESDFVRFHAMQSTITFLAITVIDIIFGAIPFFGWILGSLVTLIGLILWILGMVKAYQGEYYKFPIVGEIAEKQVKSFNI; this is encoded by the coding sequence ATGGAAGAAGAAAAGAAAACATCACTTGGACTTGATGAAAATGTGGAAGGGGCTCTTGCATATCTTCTTGGATGGCTGACGGGGATACTCTTTCTCCTGCTTGAAAAGGAGAGCGATTTTGTGAGATTTCATGCAATGCAGTCAACAATTACGTTCCTTGCGATAACAGTAATTGACATAATATTTGGAGCCATTCCGTTTTTTGGCTGGATACTGGGCTCACTGGTAACACTGATTGGGCTTATACTGTGGATACTCGGCATGGTAAAAGCCTACCAAGGCGAATACTACAAGTTCCCAATAGTGGGAGAAATAGCGGAAAAGCAAGTAAAGAGCTTTAATATTTAG
- the feoB gene encoding ferrous iron transport protein B, with translation MSSCCSVEKVPEERKHGLKVVALAGNPNVGKTTIFNALTGLRQHVGNWPGVTVEKKEGIMKYREKEFLVVDLPGTYSLTANSIDELIARNFILSGNADVIVDIVDASCLMRNLFLTMEIFEMGVKNVVIALNKIDIARKRGVRFDVKKMEKVLGVPVVPTNAKEGEGLEELKRTIVNMAEGRITANPITPVYEEPIEREIEHISNLLRETPLEEMYNIRWLAIKLLTRDQEVIKLVLNYLGPGKMDEILKHISELEVYYKRSLDIVIANQKYEFIDRLMHQFVTHFGEVKETFSDQIDRILTHPVYGLLGLLGVFYVLFKFVFTIGTPMQEFLDNAFASFGEFVAPFIGNETARGLIVDGIIGGVGSVLSFFPLVFLLFIAMSILEDSGYMARAAVVMERIMRKFGLPGKSFIPMVLAFGCNVPAIMATRTLEDERDRILTMLINPLVPCSARMVVITFLAGAFFSDHKALVAVGIYAISLFLALLSALILGKFVVKGEESPFVIELPEYSLPSWKVAVVHSWERSKEFLRKAGTVILLGSVAIWYLSTYPEPIGSGLSYAEKLGKVFEPFTLLMGLDWKAAVSLIFGIIAKENVIATYGIIYGIGESEEALISLMQSAMTPLQAFVLALVTTLYIPCIATIGAIRAEGGNKWALVASLYNLLLASLVGILVYNIGLLLGF, from the coding sequence ATGAGCTCTTGTTGCAGTGTTGAAAAAGTTCCCGAAGAAAGGAAACATGGTCTAAAAGTCGTTGCATTAGCGGGCAATCCAAATGTAGGGAAAACTACGATCTTCAATGCCCTAACTGGTCTTAGACAGCATGTGGGGAACTGGCCTGGAGTAACGGTTGAAAAGAAAGAAGGGATAATGAAATACCGCGAAAAGGAGTTTTTGGTAGTAGATCTCCCGGGGACGTATTCTCTTACCGCAAATTCTATAGACGAACTCATTGCGAGAAATTTTATTCTCAGTGGGAATGCGGATGTTATTGTGGATATAGTCGATGCCTCCTGTCTTATGAGGAACCTCTTTTTGACGATGGAGATATTCGAGATGGGGGTCAAAAACGTTGTCATTGCCTTAAATAAGATCGATATCGCAAGAAAAAGGGGAGTTCGCTTTGATGTTAAGAAAATGGAAAAGGTTCTTGGGGTTCCGGTAGTTCCAACAAATGCCAAAGAGGGTGAGGGACTGGAAGAATTGAAAAGAACTATAGTCAACATGGCTGAGGGGAGAATAACTGCAAATCCCATAACCCCCGTGTACGAGGAACCGATAGAAAGGGAGATAGAGCACATCTCCAACCTTTTGAGAGAAACTCCGTTGGAGGAGATGTACAACATTAGATGGCTGGCAATAAAGCTCCTCACCAGAGACCAAGAGGTAATAAAGCTCGTTTTGAACTACCTCGGCCCGGGAAAAATGGATGAAATACTTAAGCATATAAGCGAGCTGGAGGTTTACTATAAGCGCTCCCTTGACATTGTAATAGCAAATCAAAAGTACGAGTTTATAGATCGGCTTATGCATCAATTCGTCACTCACTTTGGAGAGGTCAAAGAAACTTTCAGCGACCAGATAGATAGAATTCTCACTCACCCAGTTTACGGACTCTTGGGGCTTTTGGGAGTATTCTACGTTCTGTTCAAGTTTGTGTTCACAATAGGCACTCCCATGCAGGAGTTCCTGGACAATGCTTTTGCGTCATTTGGTGAATTTGTTGCGCCATTTATAGGTAATGAAACTGCGAGGGGTCTTATTGTTGATGGGATCATAGGCGGTGTTGGCTCAGTGTTAAGCTTTTTCCCATTGGTGTTCTTGCTGTTTATTGCAATGTCAATTCTTGAAGACAGCGGGTATATGGCTAGAGCGGCTGTCGTCATGGAAAGGATAATGAGAAAGTTTGGTCTTCCAGGAAAGAGCTTTATCCCGATGGTTTTGGCATTTGGATGCAACGTTCCAGCTATAATGGCAACAAGAACGTTAGAAGATGAAAGGGACAGAATATTAACCATGCTAATAAATCCACTCGTACCCTGCAGTGCAAGGATGGTCGTTATAACTTTCCTAGCCGGGGCATTCTTTAGCGACCATAAAGCCCTTGTAGCAGTGGGCATATATGCAATTTCCCTCTTTCTCGCTCTACTTTCGGCTCTAATCCTTGGGAAATTTGTTGTTAAAGGAGAGGAGAGCCCGTTCGTAATAGAACTTCCCGAGTATTCTCTTCCGTCATGGAAAGTCGCGGTAGTGCATTCATGGGAGAGAAGCAAGGAATTTCTAAGGAAAGCTGGTACAGTAATTTTACTTGGCTCTGTGGCAATATGGTATCTAAGCACTTATCCTGAACCCATAGGTAGCGGTTTGAGTTATGCAGAAAAGCTTGGAAAAGTTTTTGAGCCTTTTACACTGCTTATGGGTCTTGACTGGAAAGCTGCGGTAAGTTTGATCTTTGGGATAATAGCCAAGGAGAATGTTATTGCAACATATGGCATAATATACGGTATAGGAGAAAGCGAAGAGGCTCTCATATCGCTGATGCAGAGTGCTATGACTCCCCTACAGGCATTTGTCTTAGCATTGGTAACCACTTTATATATTCCCTGTATAGCCACAATAGGGGCAATAAGAGCCGAAGGAGGGAATAAGTGGGCTTTGGTAGCCTCTCTCTACAACCTTTTGCTTGCGAGCTTAGTTGGCATACTCGTTTACAACATTGGTCTCTTGCTTGGGTTTTGA